Proteins encoded by one window of Chanos chanos chromosome 7, fChaCha1.1, whole genome shotgun sequence:
- the smcr8b gene encoding guanine nucleotide exchange protein smcr8b, with translation MFTSPDLLAFTKEDELREAPSDQCAVPDELSVPLFPYSGDATPWSKTSSTKFHKDFILVSEFSEQVGPQPLLTIPPGAKACGSFDLNNFSLRIMSVDYQASSSSPGGCSNPKLNFIEDSKVVLADSKDGAYAYVHYLTLYDLEARGFVRPLCLAYVSSDEGKIMQQFPRLCVEFSKASECLKTGNRKNFANELEKKLRDLEYTRTILLKELEEDSFKGRAESQGEGEDLTVNNKSVLERKKEEEKQSNGSCAIREEEETKNTMGLSGALDPGKTENTSALERENALNITTDLLGEGEEGRERDGSKLSNMREEGKKTGPEDEKQNMGCPAVQSAKRGDELVCVDKAIREHKGLLRQVTSYPNRKLKDPEFLPYESDDSSHSFEVNILSQGPEAQFHSLSNDFTSISLFSHTPQVVSCTASKRFDKQLKTLQELCDEYFHEQALEQLRSIEKHFRGDACHLHVRQLCQSLLQNLKTTNFLFEDPCDVEEEEDYTGMLFDRGGAKPVCPSLSLPSSPITNEPLSLESYHSCVEMVPIKLEIGQSSRSTKRSDSEPTSPLSDQVVTFYPANENEAEDEELSVAVMKSSVSSGESIEVLGTERSFRNHASMVNIELGAVKHNHLPPQPYVPVVPVEVLRRRVMDRRAISEDSIEILSTTDSIIPEDLRASCSSVIQEETQELEENESNLVKPTSTTLSQEQSSVDQSTQEMENMILVQEGGTPGQERTGTRQEEAACAGPANTPSVVLTPPHSPVHLSQDEASIEVCPVVGLLPFSFLEEPSRIGWEDMSDRTSYVSTSASDSTVPVVHQSNGRKSRRHCSRTGRAALQFIRQFPFAGHAVFSLLSGRTVVVLGGDERTVRQVVTALSVFLPNQGRYKESIQPWISTPPQLTDLLSWKLIGFSRMSWPTSPSMPHSLGGYSRYLSILDIDQKSLRCPVYRGSLIGPLVDPRTQITRGSTYYLFAHSVLTRLVSRAFLLTFSHNLHLPNDPSIEDDRFERLLCGLHEDDKRVLHFLSELIRLRFTGAPPTILRFSYSACTLFKL, from the exons ATGTTTACTTCTCCGGACTTGTTGGCGTTCACCAAAGAGGATGAGTTAAGGGAAGCGCCTTCTGACCAATGCGCCGTTCCTGACGAATTGTCTGTGCCGCTTTTCCCATATTCCGGTGACGCTACGCCTTGGTCTAAGACATCCAGCACAAAATTTCACAAAGATTTCATCCTCGTTTCGGAATTTTCGGAGCAGGTGGGTCCACAGCCGCTGCTAACAATTCCCCCTGGAGCGAAAGCATGCGGTTCTTTTGACCTGAATAACTTTTCTCTCAGAATCATGTCTGTAGACTATCAGGCCTCTTCCTCAAGTCCAGGTGGCTGCAGCAACCCCAAACTGAATTTTATTGAGGACTCGAAAGTGGTTTTGGCTGACTCTAAAGATGGAGCGTATGCATATGTGCACTATCTGACACTGTATGACCTGGAGGCACGAGGTTTTGTACGCCCACTTTGCCTTGCCTATGTCTCCTCTGATGAGGGCAAAATCATGCAGCAGTTCCCCCGTCTCTGTGTTGAATTCTCCAAAGCTTCTGAGTGTCTGAAGACAGGAAACCGAAAGAACTTCGCCAATGAACTGGAGAAAAAACTCAGAGACCTAGAGTACACTAGGACGATACTGCTGAAAGAGTTAGAGGAGGACAGTTTCAAGGGCAGAGCAGAGAgccagggagagggagaggactTGACAGTGAACAACAAGTCAGtgctggaaagaaaaaaagaggaagagaagcaaAGCAATGGATCATGCGCTAttagagaagaagaggaaacaaaaaacacaatgggGCTGTCAGGAGCACTAGAtccaggaaaaacagagaacacatcagcattagagagagagaatgcgttGAATATAACGACAGACTTgctgggagagggagaagaagggCGAGAAAGAGACGGATCCAAACTAAGTAACAtgagagaagaaggaaagaagacaGGACCAGAGGATGAAAAGCAGAATATGGGCTGTCCTGCTGTCCAGAGTGCAAAGAGAGGTGATGAGCTAGTGTGTGTGGATAAAGCCATTCGTGAACATAAAGGCCTTCTGAGGCAGGTGACTTCTTATccaaacagaaaactcaaaGACCCAGAGTTTTTGCCGTATGAGTCAGATGATTCCTCACACTCTTTTGAGGTAAACATATTGTCTCAGGGACCTGAGGCTCAGTTCCATAGTCTTTCAAATGACTTCACGTCTATCAGCCTGTTTTCACACACCCCGCAGGTGGTGAGCTGCACAGCGTCCAAACGTTTTGACAAACAGCTGAAAACCCTCCAGGAATTGTGCGATGAGTATTTTCATGAACAGGCACTTGAGCAGCTGCGTTCCATAGAGAAGCATTTCCGTGGAGATGCCTGCCACCTTCACGTGCGCCAGCTCTGCCAAAGCCTACTCCAAAACCTCAAAACCACGAATTTCTTGTTTGAAGACCCTTGTGAtgtagaggaggaagaggattaCACAGGGATGCTGTTTGACAGGGGTGGAGCCAAACCTGTCTGcccgtcactctctctcccttcctccccaATTACAAACGAACCCTTGAGCCTTGAATCCTATCACTCCTGCGTGGAGATGGTGCCAATTAAACTGGAAATTGGCCAAAGCAGTCGATCAACAAAACGCTCTGACAGTGAGCCGACATCCCCCTTGTCTGACCAGGTTGTGACATTTTACCCTGCCAATGAGAACGAAGCTGAGGATGAGGAGTTGTCAGTTGCAGTGATGAAGAGTAGTGTGAGCAGCGGAGAGAGCATTGAGGTGCTTGGAACAGAAAGGTCTTTCAGAAATCATGCGTCCATGGTTAACATAGAGTTGGGAGCAGTGAAACATAATCATTTACCACCTCAACCTTATGTTCCTGTTGTTCCTGTGGAGGTGTTGAGGAGAAGGGTGATGGATAGGAGAGCTATCAGTGAGGACAGCATAGAGATCCTAAGCACCACCGACTCCATCATCCCCGAAGACCTACGTGCCTCCTGCTCCTCTGTTATCCAAGAGGAGACTCAGGAGCTGGAGGAAAATGAAAGCAACTTGGTTAAACCCACCAGCACCACCCTCAGCCAAGAGCAGAGCTCAGTTGACCAGAGCACTCAGGAGATGGAAAACATGATTCTGGTCCAGGAAGGAGGCACACCAGGACAGGAGCGAACTGGAACAAGACAGGAAGAGGCAGCATGTGCTGGTCCTGCTAACACCCCTTCAGTAGTCCTCACCCCACCTCATTCTCCTGTTCACCTCTCTCAAGACGAGGCTTCCATTGAGGTGTGTCCTGTTGTAGGGCTTCTTCCTTTCTCATTCTTGGAGGAACCATCCAGGATTGGTTGGGAAGACATGTCAGATCGCACCAGTTATGTCAGCACCTCAGCCTCGGACTCCACCGTCCCAGTTGTTCACCAAAGTAACGGACGGAAGTCTCGGCGACACTGCAGTCGGACGGGAAGGGCCGCATTACAGTTCATAAGACAGTTCCCATTTGCAGGTCACGCGGTGTTTAGTCTGTTGAGTGGCCGTACGGTGGTGGTGCTCGGCGGCGACGAAAGGACTGTCCGACAAGTGGTCACAGCACTATCTGTCTTCTTGCCAAACCAAGGCAGATATAAAGAAAGCATCCAGCCCTGGATATCTACACCACCTCAGCTCACCGACCTGCTCTCCTGGAAACTCATCGGCTTCAGCag GATGTCCTGGCCTACAAGTCCCAGCATGCCTCATTCCTTGGGAGGCTACAGTCGTTACCTCAGCATTTTGGACATTGACCAGAAGTCACTGCGTTGTCCTGTCTACAGGGGTTCTCTGATTGGTCCGTTGGTGGATCCCCGGACCCAGATAACACGAGGCAGCACGTATTATTTGTTTGCACACAGTGTCCTTACCAGACTCGTTTCTAGAGCCTTCCTCCTGACCTTCTCCCACAACCTTCACCTTCCCAACGACCCCAGCATCGAAGACGACAGATTTGAACGCTTGCTGTGCGGACTTCATGAGGATGACAAGAGGGTCCTCCACTTCCTGTCAGAGCTCATAAGACTGCGCTTCACAGGAGCTCCGCCCACTATTCTCAGGTTTAGCTACAGTGCATGTACACTGTTTAAACTCTGA